Genomic segment of Streptomyces zhihengii:
GGCGGGGCGCGCGAGACGTTCCACCGCGGCCGGGGCGCCCTCTACGACGGCGTGTACGCGCTGCGCCACCGGGCCGCCGGGGTGGTCCGGGGACGGAGGGCGGGCGCATGAGCACGTCGACGAGGGTGAGGGCGACCGCCGCGGCGCTCGGGGGCCGGGGCGCGAAGAGGGGGGACGCGTGAGCACGTCGACGGAAGCGGGAACGGGCGCGGGCACGCCCGCCGGGCCGGTGCGGGCGGACTGCCTCGCCGACGCCGGGGGCGGGATCGCCTTCCGGGTGCGCGGGACGGCGGCCGGTGACGCCGGCGCCCTGGTGCTGCGGCGACGCGGCGGCGGCCCCGGCGAAGAGCTCCGGCTGCCGCTCACCGAGGCGTCCGGCGGCGTCCTGCGGGCGGAGCTGCCGGCCTCGGCCGTCACGGCGGAGGGCCGCTGGACGGTGACCACCGACACCGGCCGCGTCGTGGAGCCCGGCCTCCGGGACCTGCGCGCCGTCGTCGACCGGACACCGGGACCGGGGCCGCTCACCGTCCGGGTGCCGTACCCGGGAGCGGGCGGCCGCCTGGTGATCCGCTGCTGGCTCCGCACCGCCCACGCGGAGGCGGGACACCTGGACGTGTCGCCCGGCGGCACGCTCTCGGTGACCGGCCGGCTCCACGGCACCACCCTCGGCCCCGACGCCCGCGCCGAGGCACGGACACCCGGCCCGGACGGGGCGGAGCGGGTCCACCCGGTGTCCGTGACGGGGGAGGGCGGGACCTTCGCGTTCACCCTCCCGTACGCGCCGCTGGCGGAGGCGGGCGCCGGCGAGGAACGGACCTGGGAGCTGTGGCTGCGCCCCGCAGCCGGGGCGGACGAGCTGCGGATCGCGCGCATCCTCGACGACGTCTGGGACAAGCGAGAGATCTTCCGCTTCCCGGAACACCGCACACCGGCCTGGCACGCCGTCCCCTGCTACACGGCGGACAACGAACTCGGCATCCGCCTGACGCCCCGCCGCCCCTGACCCCCCGCCGCCCGCCCCGGGGCCGCGCGGGCCAGGCCCCGGGGCCTGTGGCCTCGCGGTCGGGTGCTCGTCGCCGAGGGTGGGTGCTGGCCGCCCGGGGCCGGTGGCCCTCGCGGTCGGGTGCTCCCCGTCGAGGGTGGGTGCTGGGCGCCCGGGGCCGGTGGCCCTCGCGGTCGGGTGCTCGTCGCCGAGGGTGGGTGCTGGGCGCCCGGGGCCGGTGGCCCTCGCGGTCGGGTGCTCCCCGTCGAGGGTGGGTGCTGGGCGCCCGGGGCCGGTGGCCCTCGCGGTCGGGTGCTCCTCGCCGAGGGTGGGTGCTGGGCGCCCGGGGCCGGTGGCCCTCGCGGTCGGGTGCTCCCCGTCGAGGGTGGGTGCTGGGCGCCCGGGGCCGGTGGCCCTCGCGGTCGGGTGCTCGTCGCCGAGGGTCGGCGCGCCGCGCCAGGGCCTGCGGCCTCGCCGCCGGGCGCTCCCGCCCAGGGCCGGCGCGCCGTACCCATGGCCGTGGCCCCGGCGGGAGCCTGCCTGCCTATCGGTAGCCCGGGCGTCGCCGTTCTCCCGGCGCACCAGGCGCACCCGGCACCCGGCACCGGGCCCGCGCCGGTGCCCGCGCCCGGGTCCCGGCGCGGCCCGAGACCCAACCCCGCCGCCTCCGGGCTCCCGGCGCACCCGGCACCAGGCGCACCCGGCACCCGGCACCGGGCCCGCGCCGGCACCCGGCACCGCGCCCGGGCCCCGGCGCGGGCCCGAGACCCAACCCGCCGCCCCCGGGCGGCCCCCCTTGCGGACAGAGGGTGTCCGCAAGGGGTGGGAGACTCGGCCGCATGTTGGAGACCTCGGCACGTCTGCTGCGTCTGCTGTCCCTGTTGCAGGCCCACCGCGAGTGGTCCGGCGCCGATCTGGCCGACCGGCTCGGGGTCACCCCGCGCACGGTGCGGCGGGACGTCGACCGGCTGCGCGACCTCGGCTACCCGGTCGACGCCAGCCCCGGGACCGGCGGCGGCTACCGGCTCGGCGCGGGTGCCGAGCTGCCGCCGCTGCTGCTCGACGACGACGAGGCCGTCGCCGTCGCCGTGGGGCTGCGCACCGCGGCCGGCCAGGGCATCGAGGGCATCGGCGAGTCGTCCGTCCGCGCGCTCGCCAAGCTGGAGCAGGTGCTGCCGAACCGGCTGCGGCGGCGGGTGGGCGCGCTCAACGCCTTCACGGTCCCCATGCTGCGGGGCCGCCAGGGCCCCGTCGTCGACCCGGCCCTGCTGACCGAGCTGGCCCACGCCTGCCGCGACGGGGAACTGCTGCGCTTCGAGTACCTGGACCACAACGGGACGGCGACCCGGCGCACGGCCGAGCCGCACCGGCTGGTCTGCACCGAGCACCGCTGGTACCTCGTGGCCTGGGACGTGGACCGGGCGGACTGGCGCACCTTCCGTACCGACCGCATCACCCCGAAGCCTCCGCACGGCCCGCGTTTCGCGCCCCGCACCCCACCGGCGGACGACCTCGCCGCCTATGTCTCCCGGGGTGTCTCCAACCAGGTCTACGCGGCCCGCGCCGTGCTCAGGCTCCAGATCTCCGCCGAGCGGGCCGCGGAGGTCATCGGCCCGTCGGTCGGGGTGCTGGAGGCGGTGGACGAGACCTCCTGCGTGCTGCGCACGGGCGCCCCGAACCTGGAGGTCCTCGTCGTCCACGTCATGCTGCTCGGCGTCGACTTCGAGATCGTCGAACCCGCCGAGCTGACCGACCTCGTCGCGGCGGCGCGCGACCGGCTCTCCCGGGCCCTCGCCGCCGGAGGGGGCATGCCGCGCCCGGCCGATGATGGGGATCCTGTGAGGAAGCGGTGAATTCCCTGCAAGGCGTCAATTCGCCGTGCCGCGGCGAACGGGGTAATTCCCGGGAATTGAATCCGCATGGTTTCCGGATTCCGGGGAATGAGAGGAAGCCGCGTCCGGAAGTGCCCGTTCGGGTGAACGAGTTCGACGGGAACGGCCGCAGAACACATGTCGGGATCCTGTGACAGAAGCGTGACCGGCGCGCTACGCCGGACTGCCGGTGGTGATCACCCGTCCGGCTTCCGTCACCGTGTGAGGCCGCCTACGGTGGGGGCATGGGAACCCAACCGACCCCTCAGGAACAGCCCGACGCGCCCGACTCCTATGTCGGCCTCGACGCCGGCCCGGCGGAGCGGATCGCCCGCGAGCGGGGCTGGTCGCCGGTGAGATCGCTGCCGCCCGGCTCGATCATCACCATGGAGTACATGGAGGGCCGGCTCAACTTCGAGGTGAAGGACGGGACCGTCGTCCGCTGCTGGAAGGGCTGACCGCCCCCGGCGGGCCGCCGCACGGCGAAGGGCTCCGGCACACGAGGTGTGCCGGAGCCCTTCGCCGTCCTTCGGTGCCCGCCCGCTCAGCCGCCCGCCACGGGCCGCGAGTGGGGCGGCCGTCTGCTGCCCGTCGGGGTGACCGGCGAGCGCTCGGAGCGCACCGCGTGCGCCCGCGGGGAGGTGTGCGTGGCGGTCCGTGTGGTCGCCGCCGACCCGGAGGGCCGGGTCGTGGTGCCGGTGACGGCGACCGGCTCGTGCGGCGCACCGCCCTCGGGCTGCGGCACGGGATCGCGCTGCGGCACGAGCCCCGGCCGGGGGCCGCCCGCCGCGACCGGCCGCGACGGCGTGAGTACCCGGCGGGAGCGCCAGCGGTCCCGCAGGCCCAGGATCCAGACCTCGGCACGCCCGATCAGCGGCTCGCACCACGGCAGGGCGAGCAGGACCAGCAGCCCCGCGGCCCAGCCCAGGAGCACGTCGCTCAGCCAGTGCGTACCCAGGTACACGGTGGTGAGCCCGACCCCGAGGGAGACCACGGCTGACAGGGCCGACAGGTAGCGGCGCGCCCTCGGCGTCGTGGCGAGGTACGCCAGGATGCCCCAAGTGACCACGGCGTTGGCGGTGTGTCCGGAAGGGAATATATCGCCGCCGGCGAACATCTCGGCCGAGCCGATCTCCGTCGCGTAGTGGGGGCCGAGCCGGCCGAGGCCGATCTTGACCGCTCCCACCGAGAGGTTCAGCATCAGCAGGGCCGCGCCGAGCGCCAGGAGGGGCCTGAGGGTGTGCTGGCGCCAGGAGCGCCAGCCCAGCCATGCCGCCACCATCACGGCCGTCGGGCCGCGCTGGCCGAGCACCACGAAGTAGTCGAGGAACGCGTGCTGTTCGGGCCACTGCTCGTACGGCCGGAAGAGCATCAGCTTCCAGTCGAGGGACACGAGCCAGGTCGACGCCAGCACGGCGACCACGATGGCCGCGTAGAACGCGGACGTCCCGCCGAAGAGGGCGAGACGCGTGCGGCTCATCCGCGGGATCTCTATCTTCGGCGGTTCCGGCTCCCGGTCCAGCCGGGCAAAGATGTCGGTACGCACCCAATCGACGTTACAGGGAGTGAGTGTGCGGTCAGGTCGATCCACTCCTTTCGTGATGCCTATGTGATGTGGAGTTTGTCTCAGCTCCACTCAATTCCGGGGCCCGCGCGGGAATTGCCGGGAAGGGCTTCCTCATTTGCCGCACGGCCCCCGCCAAGGGATTACGCGCCCCGGCGGCGAATGGTTCACCGCCGTTCCGCGTGGAATTTCCGTGGCGTTCAGGGGCGCGCATGATCCACACAGGCGGCGCGGGGGGAGTGGCGTACGACACACCGGGCCGCCGCAGGTCGTGAGAGATCGACCACGCGCACCGGACGGGAACTCGCGTACGCTGACGGCTCACTCGCCCGTCGATGCCGGGCGGCCCGCGGGACTCCTAGCAGCACCGATGCGGGCCGGTCCGCCGAGCGCGAGGACTCTACGGGAGGTTCGTACATGTCGGTGACGACCACGGCCGGGGCACGTCTGCGCTCCGTCGGCGGCGGCGCCAACCGCTGGGTCGTCCTCTTCGTCCTCTGCGTCAGTCTGCTGCTGGTCGCCCTCGACGCGACCGTGCTGCACGTCGCCGTCCCGGCCGTCACCGAGGACCTGCGTCCGAACGGTGTCGAGCTGCTGTGGATCGTGGACGCGTATCCGCTCGTCTGCGCCTCGCTGCTGATCATGTTCGGCACGCTCGGCGACCGGGTCGGGCGCCGGCGGCTCCTGCTGCTCGGCTACGCCGTCTTCGGCGCCGCCTCCGCGGTGGCCGCCTTCGCGCCCACCCCCGATGTGCTCATCGCCGCGCGTGTCCTGCTCGGCGCGGGCGGCGCGATGATCATGCCCGCCACGCTGTCGATCCTGCGCGACGTCTTCCCCGACCGGCGCGAGCGGGCCACCGCGATCGGTATCTGGACCGCGGTCGCCGCCGTGGGCGCCGCGACCGGGCCGGTGCTCGGCGGCTTCCTCGTCGAGCACTTCTGGTGGGGCTCGGTCTTCCTGATCAACATCCCGCTGATGGCGCTGATCCTGCCCGCGGGCAAGTGGCTGCTGCCCGAGTCGCGCGGCGCCGGCGAGGGGCCCTGGGACGTCCTCGGCGCCCTGATGGCGGCCGGCGGCGTGCTCGGCGTGGTCCTCGGGGTGAAGCGGCTGGGCGCGGGCGACGGGCTGCTCGACCCGAGGGCGAGCGGCCCGCTGCTCGTCGGCGGCCTGCTCCTCTGGCTCTTCGTGCGGCGGCAGCGGCGGCGCAGGCATCCGCTCATCGACATGCGGATGTTCTCGCGGGCCGCCTTCACCACCTCCGTCGGCTGCATCGTGCTGGCCATGCTGGCGCTGGTCGGCCTGGAGCTGATCGCTGTCCAGTACCTCCAGCTCATCCTCGGGCTCAGCCCGCTGGAGACGGGGCTGCGGCTGCTGCCGCTGACCTTCGCCGCGATGGCGGCGGGCGCCACCGGCTCGTTCACCCTCAGGCGCGTCGGGCCCCGCCGGATGGTCGGCTGGGGATTCGTGCTGACCGCGGCCGCGGTTCTGCTGCTCGTGCTGATGGGGCAGCACGACCGGCCCCTGCTGCTCACCGTCGGTTTCGTGCTGCTCGGCTTCGGCCTCCAGACCACGCTCTTCGCCGCCTACGAGTCGATGCTCAGCGAGGCGCCGGCGGAGCAGGCCGGCGGCGCGGCCGCCATAGGCGAGACCTCGTACCAGCTCGGCGCCGGCATGGGCATCGCCCTGCTCGGCAGCGTGATGAACGCCGCGTACGGCCCCCCGGTCGCCGGGGTGGCCGGTGTGCCGCGCTCCGCGAGCGAGGCGGCGGCCCACTCCCTCGGCGAGGCGTACCAGGAGGCCGAACGGCTCGGCGGCGCGGCGGGCGACCTGCTGCGCACCACGGCCCGGCACGCCTTCGTCCACGGTCTGCACGTCACCCTGGTGGTCAGCGCCGTCCTGCTGCTGCTCGGCGCGGTCGCCGCGCTGCGGCTGCCGCGGCGGATGGAGGGGTCCGTCGCCGCGGCGGACGGGCCCTCGGCCCCGCCGGCCCGCGACGCGGTCCCCGCCGCCCGGCGGCCGGAGGCCGGGGCGCCGGAGCAGGGCGCGAGCGCCGACGCCGTACCTGCCGCCCGGCGGGCTGTCACCCCGGAGCGGGGTGCCGAAGCCGTGCCTGCCGCGGGGCGGCGGGTGGAGGCCGGGGGGCCGCAGCATCCCGCGGACACCGAGGCCGTTCCGGCCGCCCGGCGGGCCGCGGCCCGTGACCGCCGCACGGATGCCGCCGCCCCCGAGTGCCGGACGGCTGCCGCCCGGCGGGCCGGGGCCCCCGGGCATCCCGCGGACGCGGACGGCGTTCCCGCCGCCCGGCGGTCGCGCGGCGGCGCGTCGGAGGGGCGCTCGGATGCCGAAGGCGTCTCCGCCGCCGGGCACCCCGCGGACGTGGACGCGGACGGCGTTCCCGCCGCCCGGGAGCCGGGGGCCGACGGCACGGGACCCGCCCAGGAGCGTGCGCGTGCCGAGGCGGCCGGGTCTGGACGCACGGCACACTGAGCCGTAACGTCAGTCCGTAACTAGCACTGCTAGTTTTCGCGCCTGTCGTCAGAGTCCCGCCGTGAGAGCCGCCGGAGGTCATCCCGTGTCCGCATCCTCGAAGCTCCCCGCCTTCGATCCCGCCGACCCCCTGGGCCTGGACGACCTGCTCGACGCCGAGGACCTCGCCGTACGCGACACCGTCCGCACCTGGGCGGCCGACCGGGTGCTGCCCCACATCGCCGACTGGTACGAGCGCGGCGAGCTGCCCGGCATCCGCGACCTCGCCCGCGAACTCGGCTCCCTCGGGGCTCTCGGCATGTCGCTCGACGGCTACGGCTGCGCCGGCGCCTCCGCCGTCCAGTACGGGCTCGCCTGCCTGGAGCTGGAGGCGGCCGACTCCGGCATCCGCTCCCTCGTCTCCGTCCAGGGCTCGCTGGCGATGTACGCCATCCACCGCTTCGGATCCGAGGAGCAGAAGCAGCGCTGGCTCCCCGGGATGGCGGCCGGGGAGATCATCGGCTGCTTCGGGCTCACCGAACCGGACCACGGCTCGGACCCGGCCGGCATGCGCACCCACGCCAAGCGCGAGGGCTCCGACTGGGTGCTCGACGGGCGCAAGATGTGGATCACCAACGGATCCGTCGCCGGGGTCGCCGTCGTCTGGGCCCACACCGACGACGGCATCCGCGGTTTCGTGGTGCCCACCGACAGCCCCGGCTTCTCGGCGCCCGAGATCAGGCACAAGTGGTCGCTGCGCGCCTCGGTCACCAGTGAGCTGGTGATGGACGGAGTGCGGCTGCCGGCCGACGCGGTGCTGCCCGAGGTGACCGGGCTGCGCGGCCCGCTGAGCTGTCTGAGCCACGCCCGCTACGGAATCGTCTGGGGGGCCATGGGCGCGGCGCGGGCGAGCTTCGAGTCGGCGCTCGACTACGCGCGCACCCGCGAGCAGTTCGGCCGGCCCATCGGCGGCTTCCAGCTCACCCAGGCCAAGCTCGCCGACATGGCCGTCGAGCTGCACAAGGGGATCCTGCTCGCCCACCACCTCGGCCGGCGCATGGACGCGGGGCGGCTGCGGCCCGAGCAGGTCAGCTTCGGGAAGCTCAACAACGTGCGCGAGGCGATCGACATCTGCCGCACCGCGCGGACGATCCTCGGCGCCAACGGGATCTCCCTGGAGTACCCGGTGATGCGGCACGCCACCAACCTCGAATCGGTGCTCACCTACGAGGGCACCGTCGAGATGCACCAGCTCGTGCTGGGCAAGGCGCTCACCGGCCTGGACGCCTTCCGGTAGTCCGGGGCCGGCGGGCGCGCTGCTCAGCTCTGGTTGAAGAAGCCGTCCTGCGAACGGCCCGCGGGATCCCCGCTGACGATCTGGGTGTCGGCGGGGGTCAGCAGGAACACCCGCGTCGCCACCCGCTCGATCGAACCGCGCAGGCCGAAGCAGAGCCCGGCGGCGAAGTCCACGACGCGCTTGGCGTCGCCGGGCTCCATCGCGGTCAGGTTCACGATGACGGGGACGCCGTCACGGAACAGCTCGCCGATGCCGCGGGCGTCCCGGAACCCGTCCGGGGAGACGGTCGCGATCCGGCGTCCCTCCTGCGACGCGGATTCGGAGGCCACGCGCACCCGGGGGTCGGTGACCCATGCGTCACCCGCTTCCTGGCCCTCGGCGTACTCGTCGTCGTAGTAACGCCCGTCGTCCTCGACGAGTCCCAGCCAGGCGCTCGCCTTGCGTACCGAACCCATGGACGCCTCCTTCCGCTGCTGCAGTGGTCGCACTGCGGTCTCTGTCGTATCCGCACCCCTATGGTCGTCCATAATGCGGATCGCACGCCAAGTGGATAGTCGGCGCGCAGGAGATTCGTGACGGTACTGGTGCAGAAGATGTGGCGATTCGTCAAGGTTCTTCCTGTGCAGGGGGCATGAGGGGATCAAAATATAAAAGTCGGACCAGACGGGTGACGCCGGGGGCGTCCGGGTGAACGGGCTCATCGATACGATGCCCCCGATGAGTTGAACGACTCCCGGGGGATCGTCCGTGTTCGGAATAGTCAGGCCCTGCGCGCACCGGCTCGGTGACGCGCTCAAGGTCGAGTGGATGGCGCATCTGTGCGGGCTCTGCCTGGCGTTGCGCGCGGACCACGGGCAGTTCGCCCGTATCGTGACCAACTACGACGGCCTGATCGTCTCGGTCCTGACGGAGGCTCAGACCGAACGCACACCCCAGGGGCGCCGCACCGCGGGCCCCTGTCCGCTGCGCGCCATGCGCACCGCCCCCGTCGCCCGCGGCGAGGGCGCGAAACTGGCCGCCGCGGTGTCCCTCGTCCTCGCCTCGGCCAAGGTGCGCGACCATGTCGCCGACGGCGACGGCATGCTGGCCCGCCGGCCCGTCGCCGCGGCCGCGCGCCGGGTCGCCGCCGGCTGGGACCGGGCCGGTGCCCGCTCGGGCGCCGCCCTCGGCTTCGACACCGCGGTCCTCGTCGACGCCGTCGACCGGCAGACCGGCATCGAGGCACTGGCGGGCCCCGGTACACCGCTGCTCACCGTCACCGAGCCCACCGAGACGGCCACCGCCGCCGCCTTCGCCCACACCGCGGTGCTGGCGGGCCGCCCCGGGAACGCCGCCCCGCTCGCCGAGGCCGGACGCCTCTTCGGGCGCCTCGCGCACCTGCTGGACGCCGTGGAGGACCAGACCGCCGACGCCGCGGCGGGCGCCTGGAACCCGCTCACCGCGACCGGCACCCCGCTCACCGAGGCGCGCCGGCTCGCCGACGACGCCCTGCACGGCATCCGGCTGGCGCTGCGCGACGCCGACTTCGCCGACGACCGGCTGGTGCACGTCCTGCTCGCCCACGAGCTGCGCACCTCCGTGGACCGGGCCTTCGGCTCCACGACCTGTTCGCACCAGCCGGGGCCGTACACGCCCGGCAACCCGTACGCCCCCGGCGGGCCGGCCGGCCCCGGCGGTCCGCTGCCGCCCGAACCGCCCCGGCGCGACCGGCGGGGCCTGATCGCCGGCTGCCTGGTGTGGGCGGGCCTCGCCTGCACCTGCCAGATGTGCTGCGGCACCCACGAGGACCCCTGGAGCGGGGAGCGCAAGGAAGGGCTGTGCAGCAGCTGCGACTGCGGAAGCTGCTGCGACTGCTGCTCCTGCTGCTCGGACGGCTGCTCCTGCTGCGAGGGCTGCGACTGCGGCTGCGACTGCTGAGCCCACGCCGGCCGATGGACCGACGGATCGCCGACTGCCGACTGCCGACTGCCGACTGCCGACGGCCGTCCGGCGGGACTGCCGGCCGCCGGCGCGGGCACGGCACGACGCCCCGCCGGGAGAGGTCCTGACGGGGCGTCGGGCGTGCCGGGAGGGGCCGGACGGCGGTGCGGCGCCGTCCGGCCGATCGGTCACCGGATCTCGGGCGGCGAGATCTGCGAGGTCTCGATCGCCGACTCGCTCGTGCCCCACTTCTTCAGGATGCGGTCGTAGGTCCCGTCCGCCTTGAGCTTGTTCACCGCCGCCTGGAACGCCGGCGCC
This window contains:
- a CDS encoding I78 family peptidase inhibitor — its product is MGTQPTPQEQPDAPDSYVGLDAGPAERIARERGWSPVRSLPPGSIITMEYMEGRLNFEVKDGTVVRCWKG
- a CDS encoding cell division protein SepF, with amino-acid sequence MGSVRKASAWLGLVEDDGRYYDDEYAEGQEAGDAWVTDPRVRVASESASQEGRRIATVSPDGFRDARGIGELFRDGVPVIVNLTAMEPGDAKRVVDFAAGLCFGLRGSIERVATRVFLLTPADTQIVSGDPAGRSQDGFFNQS
- a CDS encoding helix-turn-helix transcriptional regulator, whose protein sequence is MLETSARLLRLLSLLQAHREWSGADLADRLGVTPRTVRRDVDRLRDLGYPVDASPGTGGGYRLGAGAELPPLLLDDDEAVAVAVGLRTAAGQGIEGIGESSVRALAKLEQVLPNRLRRRVGALNAFTVPMLRGRQGPVVDPALLTELAHACRDGELLRFEYLDHNGTATRRTAEPHRLVCTEHRWYLVAWDVDRADWRTFRTDRITPKPPHGPRFAPRTPPADDLAAYVSRGVSNQVYAARAVLRLQISAERAAEVIGPSVGVLEAVDETSCVLRTGAPNLEVLVVHVMLLGVDFEIVEPAELTDLVAAARDRLSRALAAGGGMPRPADDGDPVRKR
- a CDS encoding phosphatase PAP2 family protein; this encodes MRTDIFARLDREPEPPKIEIPRMSRTRLALFGGTSAFYAAIVVAVLASTWLVSLDWKLMLFRPYEQWPEQHAFLDYFVVLGQRGPTAVMVAAWLGWRSWRQHTLRPLLALGAALLMLNLSVGAVKIGLGRLGPHYATEIGSAEMFAGGDIFPSGHTANAVVTWGILAYLATTPRARRYLSALSAVVSLGVGLTTVYLGTHWLSDVLLGWAAGLLVLLALPWCEPLIGRAEVWILGLRDRWRSRRVLTPSRPVAAGGPRPGLVPQRDPVPQPEGGAPHEPVAVTGTTTRPSGSAATTRTATHTSPRAHAVRSERSPVTPTGSRRPPHSRPVAGG
- a CDS encoding acyl-CoA dehydrogenase family protein, which encodes MSASSKLPAFDPADPLGLDDLLDAEDLAVRDTVRTWAADRVLPHIADWYERGELPGIRDLARELGSLGALGMSLDGYGCAGASAVQYGLACLELEAADSGIRSLVSVQGSLAMYAIHRFGSEEQKQRWLPGMAAGEIIGCFGLTEPDHGSDPAGMRTHAKREGSDWVLDGRKMWITNGSVAGVAVVWAHTDDGIRGFVVPTDSPGFSAPEIRHKWSLRASVTSELVMDGVRLPADAVLPEVTGLRGPLSCLSHARYGIVWGAMGAARASFESALDYARTREQFGRPIGGFQLTQAKLADMAVELHKGILLAHHLGRRMDAGRLRPEQVSFGKLNNVREAIDICRTARTILGANGISLEYPVMRHATNLESVLTYEGTVEMHQLVLGKALTGLDAFR
- a CDS encoding DUF5685 family protein, with the protein product MFGIVRPCAHRLGDALKVEWMAHLCGLCLALRADHGQFARIVTNYDGLIVSVLTEAQTERTPQGRRTAGPCPLRAMRTAPVARGEGAKLAAAVSLVLASAKVRDHVADGDGMLARRPVAAAARRVAAGWDRAGARSGAALGFDTAVLVDAVDRQTGIEALAGPGTPLLTVTEPTETATAAAFAHTAVLAGRPGNAAPLAEAGRLFGRLAHLLDAVEDQTADAAAGAWNPLTATGTPLTEARRLADDALHGIRLALRDADFADDRLVHVLLAHELRTSVDRAFGSTTCSHQPGPYTPGNPYAPGGPAGPGGPLPPEPPRRDRRGLIAGCLVWAGLACTCQMCCGTHEDPWSGERKEGLCSSCDCGSCCDCCSCCSDGCSCCEGCDCGCDC
- a CDS encoding MFS transporter, which encodes MSVTTTAGARLRSVGGGANRWVVLFVLCVSLLLVALDATVLHVAVPAVTEDLRPNGVELLWIVDAYPLVCASLLIMFGTLGDRVGRRRLLLLGYAVFGAASAVAAFAPTPDVLIAARVLLGAGGAMIMPATLSILRDVFPDRRERATAIGIWTAVAAVGAATGPVLGGFLVEHFWWGSVFLINIPLMALILPAGKWLLPESRGAGEGPWDVLGALMAAGGVLGVVLGVKRLGAGDGLLDPRASGPLLVGGLLLWLFVRRQRRRRHPLIDMRMFSRAAFTTSVGCIVLAMLALVGLELIAVQYLQLILGLSPLETGLRLLPLTFAAMAAGATGSFTLRRVGPRRMVGWGFVLTAAAVLLLVLMGQHDRPLLLTVGFVLLGFGLQTTLFAAYESMLSEAPAEQAGGAAAIGETSYQLGAGMGIALLGSVMNAAYGPPVAGVAGVPRSASEAAAHSLGEAYQEAERLGGAAGDLLRTTARHAFVHGLHVTLVVSAVLLLLGAVAALRLPRRMEGSVAAADGPSAPPARDAVPAARRPEAGAPEQGASADAVPAARRAVTPERGAEAVPAAGRRVEAGGPQHPADTEAVPAARRAAARDRRTDAAAPECRTAAARRAGAPGHPADADGVPAARRSRGGASEGRSDAEGVSAAGHPADVDADGVPAAREPGADGTGPAQERARAEAAGSGRTAH